The proteins below come from a single Acidobacteriota bacterium genomic window:
- a CDS encoding TIGR00266 family protein — translation MAKAHEIEYEIQGEEMQFVEILLDPGETVVSEAGSMMFMGPGIQMETRFGTAEGGGLMDKLFSAGKRILTGESLFLTTFTHRGSGKGKAAFAAPYPGKIIPLDLRALGPMLCQKDSYLCSALGVNVSIAFTKRFGAGLFGGEGFILQRLEGDGLAFVHAGGTILSMDLAPGEVLRVDTGCLVAFQPTVAYDIQFVGSVKSALFGGEGLFFAQMTGPGRVYLQSLPFSRLAGRIFAAAPQRGGRREEGSLLGGLGGILDGDNH, via the coding sequence ATGGCCAAGGCGCACGAGATCGAGTACGAGATCCAGGGCGAAGAGATGCAGTTTGTGGAGATCCTCCTGGATCCCGGGGAAACCGTCGTCTCCGAGGCCGGCTCCATGATGTTCATGGGGCCCGGGATCCAGATGGAGACCCGCTTCGGAACGGCGGAAGGCGGCGGGCTCATGGACAAGCTCTTCTCGGCCGGCAAGCGGATCCTCACCGGAGAAAGCCTGTTCCTCACGACCTTCACCCACCGGGGATCGGGCAAGGGGAAGGCGGCCTTCGCCGCCCCCTATCCCGGAAAGATCATCCCCCTGGATCTCCGCGCGCTGGGCCCCATGCTCTGCCAGAAGGACAGCTACCTCTGCTCGGCCCTGGGGGTGAACGTCTCCATCGCCTTCACGAAGCGCTTCGGGGCGGGCCTCTTCGGGGGGGAAGGCTTCATCCTCCAGCGGCTCGAAGGGGACGGCCTCGCCTTCGTCCACGCGGGGGGCACCATCCTTTCCATGGACCTCGCGCCGGGAGAAGTCCTCCGCGTGGACACCGGGTGCCTCGTGGCCTTTCAGCCCACGGTGGCCTACGACATCCAGTTCGTGGGGAGCGTCAAGAGCGCCCTGTTCGGCGGGGAGGGCCTCTTCTTCGCCCAGATGACGGGGCCGGGCAGGGTCTATCTGCAGTCGCTCCCCTTCAGCCGGCTGGCGGGGAGGATCTTCGCGGCCGCGCCCCAGCGGGGCGGGCGGCGCGAGGAGGGCTCCCTCCTCGGAGGGCTGGGAGGGATCCTGGACGGCGACAACCACTGA